In a genomic window of Dyadobacter fermentans DSM 18053:
- a CDS encoding DUF192 domain-containing protein: MKKRQSVFAFILLAAFVLGGVAYLAGSFSGGDKTAETPAAGPAPVFVKEGEVSFLRKGETYKKIDVEIAENEAERNKGLMFRPYLPDSVGMLFIFEQPDTHSFWMKNTSIPLDIIYVGPDKTIVSIAENTRPYSEASIPPNGIVQYVVEVNAGFTKNNNIQSGDAISF; this comes from the coding sequence ATGAAAAAGCGGCAGTCGGTTTTTGCATTCATACTTTTGGCGGCATTCGTGCTGGGTGGCGTCGCTTACCTGGCCGGGTCATTTTCCGGCGGAGATAAAACCGCCGAAACGCCGGCCGCAGGGCCCGCACCCGTTTTTGTGAAGGAAGGCGAAGTGTCATTTCTCAGAAAGGGTGAGACTTATAAAAAAATCGATGTCGAAATAGCGGAAAACGAGGCGGAGCGAAATAAAGGCCTGATGTTCCGGCCCTACCTGCCCGATTCGGTAGGTATGCTCTTCATTTTCGAGCAGCCGGATACGCATTCGTTCTGGATGAAAAACACGTCGATCCCGCTCGACATTATATATGTAGGCCCGGACAAAACGATCGTTTCCATTGCAGAGAACACCCGGCCCTATTCAGAAGCAAGCATCCCGCCAAATGGTATCGTACAGTACGTGGTGGAGGTGAATGCTGGTTTTACAAAAAATAACAATATTCAGTCAGGAGATGCCATTTCTTTCTAA